From Solwaraspora sp. WMMD1047, the proteins below share one genomic window:
- a CDS encoding bifunctional pyridoxamine 5'-phosphate oxidase family protein/GNAT family N-acetyltransferase, which produces MYAPTPRTTASRLRDRVGYQRATAHAILDEAHHCALGFTVDGEPRVLPTLHVRVGDTLYLHGSTGSRPLLAARGPAGLPVCVCVTLLDGLVYARSHLHHSANYRSVVAHGVARLVTDSDERRVAMDALVDKVGHGRSTDSRPPSRKELAETAVLALPLTEVSVKVRAGGVADDPADLDLPHWAGVIPLRLVPGPPEPAPGVVAPLPDYLRPAHSPWLATPTLHGEHVRLEPLEPGHARELTTALADPQVWRYATSPQPTSPEQMAGHVAGLLRARWLGERLTWVQRDTRTGEVAGLTAFVRPDEATRSVEIGATLLGQGWWRTGINTEAKLLLLGHAFDTLGAVRVSWQTDIRNERSQRAIARLGAVREGVLRANKRRADGTWRDSVLYSMTAEQWPEAQLNLRKRLLPPAPVGRG; this is translated from the coding sequence ATGTACGCACCGACGCCGCGGACCACCGCCAGCCGGCTACGGGACCGGGTCGGCTACCAGCGGGCCACCGCGCACGCGATCCTCGACGAGGCCCACCACTGCGCCCTCGGGTTCACCGTCGACGGCGAACCCCGGGTGCTGCCGACCCTGCACGTCCGGGTCGGCGACACCCTCTACCTGCACGGCTCAACCGGCAGCCGGCCGCTGCTGGCCGCCCGCGGACCGGCCGGACTACCCGTCTGCGTCTGCGTCACGCTGCTCGACGGGCTGGTCTACGCCCGCTCCCACCTGCACCACAGCGCCAACTACCGGTCGGTGGTCGCGCACGGCGTCGCCCGGCTGGTCACCGACTCCGACGAGCGGCGGGTCGCGATGGACGCGCTCGTCGACAAGGTGGGCCACGGCCGGTCCACCGACTCCCGGCCGCCGAGCCGGAAGGAACTGGCCGAGACGGCGGTGCTGGCGCTGCCGCTGACCGAGGTGTCGGTGAAGGTCCGCGCCGGCGGGGTCGCCGACGACCCGGCCGACCTCGACCTGCCGCACTGGGCCGGCGTGATCCCGCTGCGGCTGGTCCCCGGACCACCCGAACCCGCCCCCGGCGTGGTCGCCCCGCTGCCCGACTACCTGCGCCCGGCCCACTCCCCCTGGCTGGCCACCCCGACCCTGCACGGCGAGCACGTCCGGTTGGAGCCGCTGGAACCCGGGCACGCGCGGGAACTCACCACCGCGCTGGCCGACCCGCAGGTCTGGCGGTACGCCACCAGCCCGCAACCCACCAGCCCGGAACAGATGGCCGGGCACGTCGCCGGCCTGCTGCGGGCCCGGTGGCTCGGCGAACGGCTGACCTGGGTGCAGCGCGACACCCGCACCGGCGAGGTCGCCGGGCTCACCGCCTTCGTCCGGCCCGACGAGGCGACCCGATCGGTCGAGATCGGCGCCACCCTGCTCGGCCAGGGCTGGTGGCGTACCGGCATCAACACCGAGGCGAAGCTGCTGCTGCTCGGGCACGCCTTCGACACCCTCGGCGCGGTCCGGGTGAGCTGGCAGACCGACATCCGCAACGAACGCTCGCAACGGGCCATCGCCCGGCTCGGCGCGGTCCGGGAAGGGGTGCTGCGGGCCAACAAGCGCCGCGCCGACGGAACCTGGCGCGACTCCGTGCTCTACTCGATGACCGCCGAACAGTGGCCGGAAGCACAGCTCAACCTGCGGAAACGACTTCTGCCGCCGGCCCCGGTCGGGCGAGGATGA
- the leuE gene encoding leucine efflux protein LeuE, which produces MTPVLGITDIWTYVLGTVAIILLPGPNSLFVLSTAARRGVRAGYRAAGGVLVGDAVLMVASAAGVASLLKAYPPIFGVIRFAGAAYLGYVGVTMLRGAWRRWRTRTDPATPRLIDAAEPAAVRHPFRRAAVISLLNPKAILFFVSFFIQFVDPTYPYPALSFLLLGLIAQVTSLAYLTALILTGTYLAAQFSRRRRLAAAATTGIGVLFLGFGVKLAGG; this is translated from the coding sequence ATGACACCCGTGCTGGGGATCACCGACATCTGGACCTACGTGCTGGGCACCGTCGCCATCATTCTGCTGCCCGGACCGAACTCGCTCTTCGTGCTCTCCACCGCCGCCCGGCGCGGCGTCCGGGCCGGCTACCGGGCCGCCGGCGGGGTGCTGGTCGGCGACGCGGTGCTGATGGTGGCGTCGGCGGCCGGGGTGGCGTCGCTGCTCAAGGCGTACCCGCCGATCTTCGGGGTGATCAGGTTCGCCGGTGCGGCGTACCTCGGGTATGTCGGGGTGACGATGCTGCGCGGGGCCTGGCGGCGCTGGCGGACCCGGACCGACCCGGCGACGCCGCGCCTGATCGACGCCGCCGAGCCGGCGGCGGTGCGGCACCCGTTCCGGCGGGCCGCCGTGATCAGCCTGCTCAACCCGAAGGCGATCCTCTTCTTCGTCTCGTTCTTCATCCAGTTCGTCGACCCGACCTACCCGTATCCGGCGCTGTCGTTCCTGCTGCTCGGCCTGATCGCGCAGGTGACCAGCCTGGCCTACCTGACCGCGCTGATCCTGACCGGCACCTACCTGGCCGCCCAGTTCAGCCGGCGGCGCCGGCTCGCCGCGGCGGCCACCACCGGCATCGGCGTGCTCTTCCTCGGCTTCGGCGTCAAACTGGCCGGCGGCTGA
- a CDS encoding hemolysin family protein → MSTGWALVISVVLLALNGFFVAAEFALLASKRYRLEQGAAAGGRAARAALDGVRELSLMLAGAQLGITVCTLGLGALAEPAIEHLVSPLLDAAGLPYAASHAIALVFALGLVTFLHLVVGEMAPKSWAITDPERSALLLALPFRAFARVSRPVLSVLNGLANATLRLVRVEPQDQLAQAHGPEELRMLLEQSRAHGLLAADQHQMLTSMLQLQATRVADVMEPVDRIIAVARDDSAERIEQVCRDSGRSRLAVLDGPGEVAGVVHVREAVRATTAGRSATAGELMAAPFSLDASASVTQAVAAMRADQAQLALVTNGGGTGRPVGFVALEDLLEQVIGEFDDETDAVPRGRRMR, encoded by the coding sequence GTGAGCACCGGATGGGCGTTGGTGATCTCCGTCGTGCTGCTCGCCCTGAACGGGTTCTTCGTGGCGGCCGAGTTCGCGCTGCTGGCCAGCAAGCGGTACCGGCTGGAGCAGGGCGCCGCGGCCGGTGGCCGGGCGGCCCGCGCGGCGCTGGACGGGGTCCGCGAGCTGTCGCTGATGCTGGCCGGGGCGCAGCTCGGCATCACGGTCTGCACGCTGGGGCTGGGCGCGCTCGCCGAACCGGCGATCGAGCACCTGGTCAGCCCGCTGCTGGACGCCGCCGGCCTGCCCTACGCGGCCAGCCACGCGATCGCGCTGGTCTTCGCGCTCGGCCTGGTGACCTTCCTGCACCTGGTGGTCGGCGAGATGGCGCCCAAGTCGTGGGCGATCACCGACCCGGAGCGTTCCGCGCTGCTGCTGGCGTTGCCGTTCCGGGCCTTCGCGCGGGTGTCCCGGCCGGTGCTGTCGGTGCTCAACGGCCTGGCCAACGCCACCCTGCGACTGGTCCGGGTGGAGCCGCAGGACCAGCTGGCGCAGGCACACGGCCCGGAGGAGCTGCGGATGCTGCTGGAGCAGTCCCGGGCGCACGGGCTGCTCGCCGCCGACCAGCACCAGATGCTGACCAGCATGCTGCAGCTGCAGGCCACCCGGGTGGCCGACGTGATGGAGCCGGTGGACCGGATCATCGCGGTGGCCCGGGACGACAGCGCGGAGCGGATCGAGCAGGTCTGCCGGGACAGCGGCCGGTCCCGGCTGGCCGTGCTGGACGGCCCGGGCGAGGTGGCCGGGGTGGTGCACGTGCGGGAGGCGGTCCGGGCCACCACCGCGGGCCGGTCGGCCACCGCCGGTGAGCTGATGGCCGCGCCGTTCAGCCTGGACGCGTCGGCGTCGGTCACCCAGGCGGTGGCCGCCATGCGGGCCGACCAGGCCCAGTTGGCGCTCGTCACAAACGGCGGCGGCACCGGCCGGCCGGTCGGTTTCGTCGCGCTGGAGGACCTGCTGGAGCAGGTGATCGGCGAGTTCGACGACGAGACCGACGCGGTGCCGCGCGGGCGACGGATGCGCTGA
- a CDS encoding UdgX family uracil-DNA binding protein (This protein belongs to the uracil DNA glycosylase superfamily, members of which act in excision repair of DNA. However, it belongs more specifically to UdgX branch, whose founding member was found to bind uracil in DNA (where it does not belong), without cleaving it, appears to promote DNA repair by a pathway involving RecA, rather than base excision.) encodes MAETSTAPGAQKFIPPAADSLADLRAAAASCQGCELHRDATQTVFGRGDERARVVFVGEQPGDVEDQKGLPFVGPAGHLLRRAVDDAGIDAGQVYITNAVKHFRFELRGKRRIHQTPDQTHIVACRPWLVAEFARLHPELVVVLGATAAKALLGPSFRVTRSRGVLLPWPESAQRPQDFAKVPTDATGATTSVEPTRLLATIHPSAVLRADDRDTAYAGLVSDLTVAARALAG; translated from the coding sequence ATGGCCGAGACCAGCACCGCGCCCGGTGCACAGAAGTTCATCCCGCCGGCCGCCGACTCGCTCGCCGACCTGCGCGCCGCTGCCGCGTCCTGCCAGGGCTGCGAGCTGCACCGCGACGCCACCCAGACGGTCTTCGGCCGGGGTGACGAGCGCGCCCGGGTGGTATTCGTCGGCGAGCAGCCCGGCGACGTCGAGGATCAGAAAGGGCTGCCGTTCGTCGGCCCGGCCGGGCACCTGCTGCGGCGCGCGGTCGACGACGCCGGCATCGACGCCGGGCAGGTCTACATCACCAACGCCGTGAAGCACTTCCGGTTCGAGCTGCGTGGCAAGCGGCGGATCCATCAGACCCCCGACCAGACGCACATCGTGGCCTGCCGGCCGTGGCTGGTCGCCGAGTTCGCCCGGCTGCACCCGGAGCTCGTCGTGGTGCTCGGCGCCACGGCCGCGAAGGCGCTCCTCGGCCCGTCGTTCCGGGTCACCCGGTCGCGGGGAGTCCTGCTGCCCTGGCCGGAGTCGGCGCAGCGACCGCAGGACTTCGCCAAGGTCCCCACCGACGCCACCGGCGCGACCACCTCGGTGGAGCCGACCCGGCTGCTGGCCACCATCCACCCCTCGGCCGTGCTGCGCGCCGACGACCGGGACACCGCGTACGCCGGCCTGGTCAGCGACCTCACCGTGGCAGCCCGAGCCCTGGCCGGATAA
- a CDS encoding sporulation protein: MFGGLSVRTVVPNPSTRPGLSLPGRVLLAAGSAAVVVEHVVLGLVTRVEPAAGDDPPTLVEFHRTTVTGRFVLAAGESRALPFAHPLPWETPITVLGGQGLLDLRMGLRTEVAVGPLLDQGDLLGLFVHPLPAQERLLGAFDTLGFELRQVGMQAGRLPGVAHDLPFHQKIGFWVGPLYAGPMSELEVTFLADPTGLEVIFWVDRRLALAGFGHFSISRFRVRHDGVDEVDWTDLLDSWLRHAIERHAAAAAGPPAS, translated from the coding sequence ATGTTCGGCGGGCTCTCGGTGCGGACCGTGGTGCCCAACCCGAGCACCCGTCCCGGCCTCTCGCTGCCGGGGCGGGTGCTGCTGGCCGCCGGGTCGGCCGCGGTGGTGGTCGAGCACGTGGTGCTCGGCCTGGTCACCCGGGTCGAGCCGGCGGCCGGCGACGACCCGCCGACGCTCGTGGAGTTCCACCGCACGACGGTGACCGGCCGGTTCGTGCTGGCCGCCGGGGAGTCGCGGGCGCTGCCGTTCGCGCATCCGCTGCCGTGGGAGACCCCGATCACGGTGCTCGGCGGGCAGGGCCTGCTGGACCTGCGGATGGGGCTGCGCACGGAGGTGGCGGTCGGGCCGCTGCTGGACCAGGGCGACCTGCTGGGGCTCTTCGTCCACCCGCTGCCGGCGCAGGAGCGGCTGCTCGGGGCGTTCGACACGCTCGGGTTCGAGCTGCGCCAGGTGGGCATGCAGGCGGGCCGGCTGCCGGGCGTGGCGCACGACCTGCCGTTCCATCAGAAGATCGGCTTCTGGGTGGGGCCGCTCTACGCGGGGCCGATGAGTGAGCTGGAGGTGACCTTCCTGGCCGATCCGACCGGCCTGGAGGTGATCTTCTGGGTGGACCGCCGGCTGGCGCTTGCCGGCTTCGGCCACTTCAGCATCAGCCGGTTCCGGGTCCGGCACGACGGCGTCGACGAGGTGGACTGGACCGACCTGCTGGACTCCTGGCTGCGGCACGCCATCGAGCGGCACGCGGCGGCCGCCGCCGGCCCGCCGGCGTCCTAG
- a CDS encoding helix-turn-helix transcriptional regulator, giving the protein MADTNEFRHSLRRERMARGMSQDALGAEIHVSGSQVGNYEAGKQIPPDDIADALDAFLSTGGELKRQARHARGEAIPPWMRSWKANEERAVLLRTFEHSVIPGLLQTEAYARAVITAGLNSEVQIEEMTRDRMARQAKTIARTDPVTFSAVIGEAAFRHGDPEIMKDQLEHLVDIGHRANIHIRVVPFAAGLHAGHGGAFALATLADGVTVAYADDPIQGKVVGAAKDLRHLMLCWESVNALALPCDQSRALILRMIDEYDTDQPDMAQVDP; this is encoded by the coding sequence TTGGCTGATACGAATGAGTTTCGCCATTCGCTGCGCCGGGAGCGGATGGCCCGGGGAATGTCGCAGGATGCCCTCGGGGCGGAGATCCACGTCAGTGGGTCGCAAGTGGGCAACTACGAAGCGGGCAAGCAGATCCCACCCGATGACATCGCGGACGCGCTGGACGCGTTCCTCTCCACCGGTGGTGAGCTGAAGCGTCAGGCGCGGCACGCCCGAGGCGAGGCCATCCCGCCGTGGATGCGGTCCTGGAAGGCGAACGAGGAACGGGCGGTGCTGCTCCGCACCTTCGAGCACTCCGTCATTCCCGGCCTGCTCCAGACCGAGGCGTACGCCCGAGCCGTGATCACGGCCGGACTCAACTCGGAGGTGCAGATCGAGGAGATGACCCGGGACCGGATGGCCAGGCAGGCCAAGACCATCGCAAGGACGGACCCGGTGACGTTCAGCGCCGTCATCGGCGAGGCGGCGTTCCGGCACGGCGATCCGGAGATCATGAAGGACCAGCTCGAACACCTGGTGGACATCGGCCACCGGGCGAACATCCACATCCGGGTGGTGCCGTTCGCCGCCGGGCTACATGCTGGTCACGGTGGAGCGTTCGCGCTCGCCACGCTGGCGGACGGAGTCACCGTCGCATACGCGGACGACCCGATTCAGGGGAAGGTGGTCGGTGCGGCGAAGGATCTGCGGCACCTGATGCTCTGCTGGGAGAGCGTCAACGCCCTGGCGCTACCCTGCGACCAGTCCCGCGCACTCATCCTGAGGATGATCGATGAATACGACACAGATCAGCCCGACATGGCGCAAGTCGACCCGTAG
- a CDS encoding aminotransferase class I/II-fold pyridoxal phosphate-dependent enzyme, which yields MAARYQMTGRTAAEISGSVEAGIRTGALSAGTALPAVRALAHELAVSPATVAKAYQALRQRGLIETAGRNGTRVRPRPPIAAHRAARQPAVPPGALDLSAGEPDPRFLPPLGPHLAAVAATATNPIGYAEAGVLPELVERARSRLADDGIPADQLTVTGGALDGIERLLTAHLRPGDPVAVEDPGWANLLDLIAALGLRPVGVPVDAAGPTAAGLRAALAAGARALVVTSRAQNPTGAAVTAERAAELRALLADHPDLLLIEDDHAAELAPVPLAPLAGATRTWAFVRSVSKPYGPDLRLAVLAGDDETVARVAGRMRIGTGWVSTLLQRLVLRLWADPEVADLVAAARDSYTGRLAALRDALTDRGIVAQGVAGINVWVPVPDETRAVTGLRDAGYAVAPGALFRVASGPAIRITITRLDPAGVEPLADAVTRAVSATAPHTFTA from the coding sequence GTGGCAGCACGTTATCAGATGACTGGGCGGACGGCAGCCGAGATTTCCGGCAGCGTCGAGGCGGGCATCCGCACCGGCGCCCTCTCGGCCGGCACCGCCCTGCCCGCCGTCCGCGCCCTCGCCCACGAGCTGGCCGTCAGCCCGGCCACCGTCGCCAAGGCCTACCAGGCACTACGGCAACGCGGCCTGATCGAGACCGCCGGCCGCAACGGCACCCGGGTCCGACCCCGCCCGCCGATCGCCGCGCACCGCGCCGCCCGGCAACCGGCCGTCCCGCCCGGCGCCCTCGACCTCTCCGCCGGCGAGCCCGACCCCCGCTTCCTGCCACCGCTCGGACCGCACCTCGCGGCCGTCGCCGCCACCGCCACCAACCCCATCGGGTACGCCGAAGCGGGCGTCCTGCCCGAGCTGGTGGAGCGGGCCCGGTCCCGGCTGGCCGACGACGGCATCCCCGCCGACCAGCTCACCGTCACCGGCGGCGCCCTGGACGGCATCGAACGGCTCCTCACCGCCCACCTGCGCCCCGGCGACCCGGTGGCCGTCGAGGACCCGGGCTGGGCCAACCTGCTGGACCTGATCGCCGCGCTCGGCCTGCGCCCGGTCGGCGTGCCGGTCGACGCGGCCGGGCCGACCGCCGCCGGCCTGCGGGCCGCGTTGGCCGCCGGGGCCCGCGCGCTGGTGGTGACCAGCCGCGCCCAGAACCCGACCGGCGCGGCCGTCACCGCCGAGCGGGCGGCCGAGTTGCGGGCTCTGCTCGCCGACCATCCCGACCTGCTGCTGATCGAGGACGACCACGCCGCCGAGCTGGCCCCCGTACCGTTGGCTCCGCTGGCCGGCGCGACGCGGACCTGGGCCTTCGTCCGGTCGGTGAGCAAGCCCTACGGCCCGGACCTGCGGCTGGCGGTGCTGGCCGGCGACGACGAGACCGTCGCCCGGGTCGCCGGCCGGATGCGGATCGGCACCGGCTGGGTCTCCACCCTGCTGCAACGGCTGGTCCTGCGGCTCTGGGCCGACCCGGAGGTCGCGGACCTGGTCGCGGCGGCCCGGGACAGCTACACCGGGCGGCTGGCCGCGCTGCGCGACGCGCTCACCGACCGGGGGATCGTGGCCCAGGGGGTTGCCGGAATCAACGTCTGGGTGCCGGTGCCGGACGAGACCCGCGCGGTGACCGGGCTGCGCGACGCCGGGTACGCGGTCGCCCCCGGCGCGCTGTTCCGGGTCGCCAGCGGCCCGGCCATCCGGATCACCATCACCAGACTGGACCCCGCCGGTGTCGAGCCGCTCGCCGACGCGGTCACCCGCGCGGTGTCCGCCACCGCCCCGCACACCTTCACCGCGTAA
- a CDS encoding acyl-CoA dehydrogenase family protein, translating into MDQHLYEAVHEEFRSLCREFLRREAVPHHDAWEAAGIVDRAVWRAAGAAGLLGPDVDERYGGGGQRDFRFNAVLVEEIVAAGTSGLGFGLHNDVVAPYLTDLTTAEQRDRWLPGFCAGDLITAIAMSEPGAGSDLAGVRTTAVRDGDGWILNGQKTFITNGELADLVIVVTSTAPDQGAHGLSLIAVERDTPGFTRGRRLAKVGLKANDTAELFFADCRVPAENLIGTENHGFYHLMANLPRERLSIAVSAVAAAETLLALTLDYARTRQAFGRPIGAFQHNRFLLAELDTEITIARTFVNHCLAEFNAGRLTVVDAAKAKWWTTELQTRVADRCVQLHGGYGFMAEYPVARAWLDGRVQTIYGGTTEIMKEIIGRGLGL; encoded by the coding sequence ATGGACCAGCACCTGTACGAGGCCGTCCACGAGGAGTTCCGGTCGCTGTGCCGGGAGTTTCTGCGCCGGGAGGCCGTCCCGCACCACGACGCCTGGGAGGCCGCCGGGATCGTCGACCGGGCCGTCTGGCGCGCGGCCGGAGCCGCCGGGCTGCTCGGACCCGACGTCGACGAGCGGTACGGCGGCGGCGGTCAACGCGACTTCCGGTTCAACGCCGTACTGGTCGAGGAGATCGTCGCCGCCGGCACCTCCGGCCTCGGCTTCGGACTGCACAACGACGTCGTCGCCCCGTACCTGACCGATCTCACCACCGCCGAACAGCGCGACCGGTGGCTGCCCGGCTTCTGCGCCGGCGACCTGATCACCGCCATCGCGATGAGCGAGCCCGGCGCCGGCTCCGACCTGGCCGGCGTACGCACCACCGCCGTCCGCGACGGCGACGGCTGGATCCTCAACGGACAAAAGACCTTCATCACCAACGGCGAACTCGCCGACCTGGTCATCGTCGTCACCTCCACCGCCCCCGACCAGGGCGCGCACGGGCTCAGCCTGATCGCCGTCGAACGCGACACCCCCGGCTTCACCCGCGGCCGCCGGCTCGCCAAGGTCGGACTCAAGGCCAACGACACCGCCGAACTCTTCTTCGCCGACTGCCGGGTCCCGGCCGAAAACCTCATCGGTACGGAGAACCACGGCTTCTACCACCTGATGGCCAACCTGCCCCGGGAACGACTCAGCATCGCCGTGTCCGCCGTCGCCGCCGCCGAGACCCTGCTCGCCCTCACCCTCGACTACGCCCGGACCCGGCAGGCGTTCGGCCGGCCGATCGGCGCCTTCCAGCACAACCGGTTCCTCCTCGCCGAGCTGGACACCGAGATCACCATCGCCCGGACCTTCGTCAACCACTGCCTGGCCGAGTTCAACGCCGGCCGGCTCACCGTGGTCGATGCCGCCAAGGCCAAGTGGTGGACCACCGAACTGCAGACCCGGGTCGCCGACCGTTGTGTCCAACTGCACGGCGGATACGGCTTCATGGCCGAGTACCCCGTCGCCCGGGCCTGGTTGGATGGCCGGGTACAGACCATCTACGGGGGGACCACCGAGATCATGAAGGAGATCATCGGGCGAGGGCTGGGCCTGTGA
- a CDS encoding DUF397 domain-containing protein, with the protein MNTTQISPTWRKSTRSGPNGGNCVEVADNLPGRVLVRDSKDQTGPTLTFEPAAWSTFVKAVKP; encoded by the coding sequence ATGAATACGACACAGATCAGCCCGACATGGCGCAAGTCGACCCGTAGTGGCCCCAACGGCGGTAACTGCGTGGAGGTCGCCGACAACCTGCCCGGCCGAGTACTGGTCCGCGACAGCAAGGATCAGACCGGACCGACGCTGACCTTCGAGCCGGCCGCCTGGTCCACGTTCGTCAAGGCCGTCAAGCCGTAG